Genomic window (Macaca thibetana thibetana isolate TM-01 chromosome 6, ASM2454274v1, whole genome shotgun sequence):
acacaaaaaaccctccaaaaaatcaatgaatccaggagttggttttttgaaaagatcaacaaaattgacggaccactagcaagactaataaagaagaaaagagagaagaatcaaatagacgcaataaaaaatgataaaggggatatcaccaccgacctcacagaaatacaaactaccatcagagaagactataaacacttctacgcaaataaactagaaaatctagaagaaatggataatttcctggacacttacactcttccaagactaaaccaggaagaagttgaatccctgaatagaccaatagcaggctctgaaattgaggcaataattaatagcctaccaatgaaaaaaagtccaggaccagatggattcacagctgaattctaccagaagtacaaggaggagctggtaccattccttctgaaactattccaatcaatagaaaaagagggaatcctccctaactcattttatgaggccaacatcatcttgataccaaagcctggcagagacacaacaaaaaaaagagaattttagaccaatatccctgatgaacatcgatgcaaaaatcctcaataaaatactggcaaaccggattcagcagcacatcaaaaagcttatccaccatgatcaagtgggcttcatccctgggatgcaagtctggttcaacattcgcaaatcaataaacataatccagcatataaacagaaccaaagacaagaatcacatgattatctcaatagattcagaaaaggcttttgacaaaattcaacagcccttcacgctaaaaacgctcaataaattcggtattgatggaatgtacctcaaaataataagagctatttatgacaaacccacagccaatatcatactgaatgggcaaaaactggaaaaattccctttgaaaactggcacaagacagggatgccctctctcaccactcctattcaacatagtgttggaagttctggctagggccatcaggcaagagaaagaaatcaagggtattcagttaggaaaagaagaagtcaaattgtccctgtttgcagatgacatgattgtatgtttagaaaaccccattgtctcagcccaaaatctccttaagctgataagcaacttcagcaaagtctcaggatacaaaattaatgtgcaaaaatcacaagcattcttatacaccagtaacagacaaacagagagccaaatcatgaatgaaattccattcacaattgcttcaaagagaataaaatacctaggaatccaacttataagggatgtaaaggacctctttaaggagaactacaaaccactgctcagtgaaataaaagaggacacaaacaaatggaagaacataccatgctcatggataggaagaatcaatatcgttataatggccatactgcccaaggttatttatagattcaatgccatccccatcaagctaccaatgagtttcttcacagaattggaaaaaactgctttaaagttcatatggaacaaaaaagagcccgcatctccaaaacaatcctaagtcaaaagaacaaagctggaggcatcatgctacctgacttcaaactatactacaaggctacagtaaccaaaacagcatggtactggtaccaaaacagagatatagaccaatggaacagaacagagtcctcagaaataataccacacatctacagccatctgatctttgacaaacctgacagaaacaagaaatggggaaaggattccctatttaataaatggtgctgggaaaattggttagccataagtagaaagctgaaactggatcctttccttacaccttatacgaaaattaattcaagatggattagagacttaaatgttagacctaataccataaaaatcctagaggaaaacctaagtggtaccattcaggacataggcatgggcaaagacttcatgtctaacacaccaaaagcaacggcagcaaaagccaaaattgacaaatgggacctaattaaactaaagagcttctgcacagcaaaagaaactaccatcagagtgaacaggcaacctacagaatgggagaaaatttttgcaatctactcatctgacaaagggctaatatccagaacctacaaagaactcaaacaaatttacaagaaaaaacaaacaaccccatcaaaaagtgggcaaaggatatgaacagacatttctcaaaagaagacattcatacagccaacagacacatgaaaaaatgctcatcatcactggccatcagagaaatgcaaatcaaaaccacaatgagataccatctcacaccagttagaatggcgatcattaaaaagtcaggaaacaacaggtgctggagaggatgtggagaaatgggaacacttttacactgttggtgggattgtaaactagttcaaccgttatggaaaacagtatggcgattcctcaaggatctagaactagatgtaccatatgacccagccatcccattactgggtatatacccaaaggattataaatcatgctgctataaagacatgcacacgtatgtttactgcagcactattcacaatagcaaagacttggaatcaacccaaatgtccatcagtgacagactggattaagaaaatgtggcacatatacaccatggaatactatgcagccataaaaaaggatgagtttgtgtcctttgtagggacatagatgcagctggaaaccatcattcttagcaaactatcacaagaacacaaaaccaaacactgcatgttctcactcataggtgggaactgaacaatgagatcacttggactcgggaaggggaacatcacacaccggggcctatcatggggaggagggagggcggagggattgcattgggagttatacctgatgtaaattacgagttgatgggtgctgacgagttgatgggtgcagcacagcaacatggcacaagtatacatatgtaacaaacctgcacgttttgcacatgtaccctagaacttaaagtacaataataataattaaaaaaaaaaaaagaatgttatagcCTTAACTTGTGAACCTAAGACTCAGGGCTACACCTACTTGTGGAGGGTAAATGGTCAGAGCCTCCCGGTCAGTCCTAGGCTAAAGCAACCCGGTAAAACCAGGATCCTCATTCTATCCAATGTCACAATAAATGACACAGGACCCTATGAATGTGAAATATGGGACCAAGTTGGTAGCATCTGCAGTCACCCAGTCACCCTGAATGTCCTTTGTATCTTTGGTTCCTCTGTGGGCCAGGCCACCAGCTAAAATTCAAACGACCAGAGGCCAGGCATCTCAGTCTCTCTGAGGCCCAAGTACAGACACTTTTATGTCTGGACACCCGAGCTGGCCATGACTCCCTGCCCTGGGGAAACCTGGGTAGGCACAGCCTTAATCAAGAATATAAGGGGAGGGGCTGTTCTTGTCATGGGAGACTTGGGGTCTACATCCTGTGATGGGAGGAACAGGTGAATACCTCAGGCCTTGTCTCAGTGAACACAGAAGGGGTTTGGCTGGGTCTTGAGGGTGTGTCTTGACTCAGAGGACACTGTGTCCCTTTAAGAGACCAGGAGCATCCCCTTCCCTCGGATGACATCACCTGTGGCTGTATTCTCTTTACTCCAGATGGTCCACAAGTCCCCAGGATTTTCTCTCCATTGACCTATTACCGTTCAGGAAAAACCCTCCAGTTGTCCTGCTTCGCTGACTCTAACCCACCGGCAGAGTATTCTTGGACGATTGATGGGAAGTTTCTGCAATCAGGACGAAAGCTCTCTATCCCCCAAATTACTACAGAGCATAGCGGGCTCTATGGTTGCTCTGCTCGTAACTCAGCCACTGGCAGGGAAGGTTCCACATTCAAGAGGATCAAAGTCTTTCGTAAGTGGATCCCTGCATCATTGTCAACAGGGTTTTAGGTGGAGTCTATCTGGCTTTCAGAGAAGagtcaggaaaacatttttattcccaGCCTGTGTCACATGGGCAGAAGCAAATCCTAAATTCTCCTGAACCCTCCCAATTTGTCTCTACAGACTCTCTTCTcctagtttttctgttttctcatggtTGACCTTGTGTCCAGCCTGAGAAAGGTAGGGAGGGGGCTTTGTCAGCCCTGAGCCCTATGTGGTGGAAGAGGCTTCACAGAGGGACAAGAAGGAGAGTCCTCAAGATCAAGTTGCTTCTTGCTGTCACCAACACATCCCTTTCCActacatctttgttttcttttacttactCCATGAGCTACAAGGAACATCTGAGGCTTTGAAACAAGCTcacatttttcccccaaatgagAGGAGGAAGCCCCTTGGATGAGGGAGGAGCAGCTCAGACTGCTCCTTACTCTGCTCCGGGCTTCTCTGGTGACTGGCCCTGCCTGAATCCACCTGGGGTGGGACCAGCATGTGTGGAGAAAGAGCCCTGCTGACCTGTCCTGAATTCGGCTAAATCGAGCTGCCAGTTGAAGTGAAGCCTAGGCTGCAGGGAAATAAGAAGAGAGGGAGCTTTGGGGCAGACTCTTGAGCTGTGTCCTGTCTCTGAAGTCACCGGCTGTATGAGGCTGTGGGCACTGCATGTGGGACACAGCACAGAGGACAGTGAGTGATGCACACTTGAATAAATAGGGAGATTCACCTCTGGGGCTCTGCATGGCAGGAAAGGGGCAATGGAAAACGTGTGTATTTGTAGAGTGTAAGACTACCAGGACACtttatatatatctaatataagaTTTATCATTAACTGTTTCTATGTGTGCAATTtagtgttgtgtaaccatcacactatccatttccagaactttttcgtTTTACCATATTAAACCTCTGTATCCTATAAACAGTAACTCTCACGTCTTCTCCCCGTATCCCTCAGCACATACCATTCTAATTTTTGTCTCTATGTAACTGGCTAGTCTAtcttttataaatggaattatagaaTAATTATTCTTCAATGTCcagcttatttcagttagcataatgtcttcaagtttcatccacTTTGCACGATATGTTGGAATTTTATTCCTTGTTAAGGTTGAATAACATTTCGATGTAGAGATATACCTCATTTGCCTACCCACTTATCTTTCAGTGGACTTTTccgttgtttccattttttggctattgtgagtaatgcttcTCTGAAcatcaatgtgcaaatatttgttcaaatttcCTTCCATTCTATAGGCAGTAtgtccagaagtggaattgctggatcgaatggtaatttattgtttaattttttgagaaacagccACACCACTTTTTATAGTGGCTATAACATTTCCCATTCCCATCAGTAAGGCACTAGAGCTCCATTTTTTCCATCTATTTGAAAACActtgttttgtgttgctgtcaTTGTTGTTTATCAAAGGTGTGTGAGGTGgtgtcacattgtggttttgatttgcatatctctacGTATTCACAACGCTGAGGAACTCTGCATGGGCTTATTGGATATTTGcatatcttccttggagaaaacCCTATTTtaatcctttgttcattttttaattgggtttttggATGTTTGCTGTTGTTGACTTGTAGTTTTTCATGTATTCTGGAAATTAATTTCTTATCACACttataaaaaaaaagagtactatatggaattcaagaaaaaaataaacagcagtAATTTTAAAGTGGAGAAATTTGATAAACACTACCTGAGCTAGATGATTGAGATTAACTTTAATAGTAATAAGTAACATTATGGTATGTTTTCTTAATAAGATGTGATGTGTCAGAATGACACTTTACTGCTGTGGTGTTCTTCCCCAAAACCCTTTACCCTAGTCTAAGAAAATTGTCAAACAAATCAAAATTGAGGCacattctacaaaacacctgACTAGTATGCCTCAAAACTGTTAAGATCAttcaaaacaaggaaagtctgataAATTGTCATGGCCAAGAGAAGACTAAGGAGACATGACCACTAACTGTAATGTTACTATCTGGATACGATcctcaaaagaaaagaacattagatAACAACTAAGGAAATCTGGAGACAATATGAACTTAATTTAGCAACAGTATTAATATTGGTTTATTATGAGAAATGTATCATactaacataaaattttaataatagaaaaaactgGGATTGGGTTCTGTTAGAATgctaaaatttttacttttctgtaaatctaaagctattctaaaatttcttttaaaaatttttaaaattgtgtttcattttaattagTTCTGAGTGACATCATCTGGAAAATTATTGCTGGCCTGAACTGAATTTCTTTCCAATGAACAATGGGACATTCTTTAATCAAATGTATACAGACCAGTGATTCATTTTGTTCTATCTAAAGTagtttaaattattaattaagaCAATGATTATGAACTCCTTTCTAGCATTTAATATATCCTGATGTTCCCCTTCAGAGAATggttatgtttatttcttttttggtatttgtagttttatttgtaattgatatattctttttcattgttttattcttaatttttctctgttaGTATTTATCTTTGACATCACTTTGTCTCTTTTATTTAATCAGCCACTATTTACTTTTATTGTGCAATGCAACAAGTACAGAATGTATTCATATATTGGATTGTTATTATATATCACAATGGAGTAATAacataccttttctttttttttttttttttttttgagacggagtttgctctgtcgcccaggctgccaggctggagtgcagtggcacgatctcagctcactgcaccctccacctcccaggttcaagcagttctcctgcctcagccttcctagtagctgggattacaggcacgcgccaccacatccagctaacttttgtatttttagtagagacggggtttcaccatgttggccaggctggtttcaaactcctgacctcaagtgatctgcccgcctcagccttccaaagtgttggatttgcaggcgtgagccaccgcgcttggcctacTTTTTCTTAATCTGTcttaaatttgcaaaaaaaaattaatataaaatagggAATGTTATTTTCAGTGGCCTTTTCAACGGTCAAAATTTGCATGTTTCTTCAAGTAGTGCTATGTACTGTggattaaatattattaatatcttgTAATAACCTATCTTAAACCCTCATTTGATGTAAATGAACCCAGTTCTGTTGAGGAAGTTCTGACATTGTTCTGAAAGAATTACATTTTACTGGCAAGTGACAGCTGCCTCTCTTACCAAACATCCTACAATCCCTTTTATTTCTGAAGCCTATCAAGATTAGAACATTTTACAGTTCTTTTTCAGTCAGTAATGATCTATATCTTGGCTTCAGCTAACATCCTAGTAGGAAATGACCTTAGGTAAAATTGTGTTGTGAGCCATTTACTTTGCTGCTGTCCTATTTTTCTGTGCACAGGTATCAAAGTGGTTCCAagtgtacattttaaagaaaataaaataaggctaaAATCCTGACTATGACAAAAATAAGTTATTGAATATTGTATTTGTGGAAGCTACTTCTCTGTCCTTCAAATGTGTaactataaaataggaaaaataatttctatctaaTAGCTTCTCATGTGAGCATTAAATGTGATAATTTGTGTAAAGCATCAGAAGAGTGCCTCTGTACATCACAGACACTCAAAAATAGCAGCAATCTTAGCTACAGGAATCTTCAATATAATGCTATACAAATGTTCTGATGAAATCTCCTACTAAGCCATTATAGGCTATTCACACTCTTAAATTCGTTCACTTGTTCCTATGGCACAGCTAGTGAGAAATATAGTTATGTACAAAACTTTAACAACAAGTTTCACATGTAAAGCAAGACCTTAGTAAAGGGCTCCTTTGCAATGAGGATCATCAATGACTTACAACATACAAATTCAGGAGAGAATAATGACGATATGTCATATAACTTTTGCAGAGTACAACACTGTAGATTGACTATGCTAACTTACCTATAATTGGATTCAGATATTCTAGGGCATATTTAAGTATGTGTTGGGGAGAGGTGAGAGGTGGAAGCAGAGAAGTCGTGTATGTTGAACATCAGACTTGGCTCAGGCtgagaataaaaagtaaagaaataataaatgttttaacaaTACATAAATTATAGGTCCAAAATAATATAGCATCAGTTTTGAATAATAGGCAACAGCGTTCTTGCTCAAAATTTTTTCTGTGTCACTTGGCATTATTTTGGTTAgtattcacatttttatattttatttcattttattatcagTTATTATAAACAAGGTCTTAACATCCTAAATCCCAATAACTTTTCAAATCTCTACAAACATCGTTGCCTGAATATAtaagcaatatttttctttatttctttgcttatccTTGTTCTTATTATATTACCTGACAATTTTTTtgtgttaattatttaaaataattataactaaGCTTTCTCCTAATGTTTTAGTCTTGTCAAATAATTCAgtatattctatttttacttttttatggaCTTACCAGTAGCCTGAATTTCCTATTAATTGCATATTTTGTTATCTCGTGTCATATTCCTTGTCCTCAGTCATTAACAATTAAATTGTCTAAATTTAGATCACTATCTGAGTAAC
Coding sequences:
- the LOC126956140 gene encoding pregnancy-specific beta-1-glycoprotein 5-like, yielding KKNVIALTCEPKTQGYTYLWRVNGQSLPVSPRLKQPGKTRILILSNVTINDTGPYECEIWDQVGSICSHPVTLNVLYGPQVPRIFSPLTYYRSGKTLQLSCFADSNPPAEYSWTIDGKFLQSGRKLSIPQITTEHSGLYGCSARNSATGREGSTFKRIKVFLLSDIIWKIIAGLN